ACATATATTAATAATTCTTAATATCTAAAAAGTGATAATACTTGAGTTATCAAAGAGTTATTACAGTGACTAAGCTCCTATAGTATTTAACATATTGAAGTTATTAACAATTAAAAAAAGCCCTCGAAATTCGAGGGCTTTTTTTAAGCTATGCTAACTATTCTTTTAAGTGGAATAATGGTGGATTGTTTTAGAATTACTGATGTATCAGTAATTCCCCACACTGTGGTTTCAACTTTCTTCAAACCATCAATGTCCATAAAGAATATTTTGACTTTTTCTCTTTCTAAGTTACCTAAAGAAAGTGCTCTTTGTAAATCTAAAAAACGATTTACAATTGCATTTTTCTTTTTTAACACTTCTTCCTTAGGAAACTTCAAGAACTTAATTTGTTCTTTTGCTACAGTCTGAAAATTTGAGTTTGTAGTCATATATATTAGGGAATTTAAGGATTACGCGCTCAAAACTCGATTTGAAGATGTAATACACAAATCGCGTTACCTTGTAAATATATATGTTTTTCCTAATTGATATACATGCACTTATATCAAGTTATTAACAACAAACTTATTATATCTTTTTAATTCTTTTATACCGCTACTTAACTAACCATGTTAATATCTGCAATTTTATCGATTCGATTGCGTTTTAAGAAAGCATCAATTGTTTCAAAATGCTCTATGACTCTTTGGTCTTTAAACTCAAATACTTTTTGAGATAACCCTTGTAAGAAATCACGATCGTGAGATACCAATATCAAGGTTCCATCAAAAGACTTTAATGCTTCTTTCAATACATCTTTCGATTTTAAATCTAGGTGATTCGTAGGCTCATCTAAAATTAAAAGGTTTACTGGTTCTAACAATAACTTCACCATTGCTAAACGTGTTCGTTCTCCTCCAGATAAAACCCCTACTTTTTTATCTAAATCATCTCCGCTAAACATAAAACGACCTAGAATATTCTTTATTTGTGTACGAATATCTCCTTCAGCTACCTCATCTACCGTTTGAAAAACAGTCAACTTCGAATCTAATAGCGCTGCTTGATTTTGGGCAAAGTACCCCACTTTTACATTATGTCCTAATTCACAAGTTCCTTCAACTTCTATTTCATCTAAAATAGCCTTAATCATGGTTGACTTTCCCTCTCCATTTCTTCCTACAAAACACACTTTTTCACCTCGTGCAATAGATAAGTTAGCATTTTTAAACACCACTTTGTCTTCATAAGATTTTGAAACGTCATTTACTGTAACTGGATAATCACCTGAGCGAGGTGCTGGTGGAAAACGTAATTTTAATGCAGAGTTATCTATTTCATCGATCTCAATAATTTCTAATTTTTCTAACATACGTTCTCTTGAAGCTACCTGATTCGTTTTTGAATAGGTTCCTTTGAATCGCTCAATAAATGCTTTAGTTTCTGCAATAAACTTTTGCTGTTCTTGATATGCTTTTAATTGATGTGCTCTGCGCTCTTTACGTAATTCCAAATAGTGAGAATAATTGGCTTTATAATCATAAATACGTCCCATAGTTACTTCTATGGTTCTATTGGTAATGTTATCGATAAATGCTTTATCATGTGAGATTACCATTACAGCGTTTGCTTTATTAATTAAGAAGTCTTCTAACCACACTACCGATTCTATATCGATATGGTTTGTAGGCTCATCTAATAAAATTAAATCGGGCTTCTGTAATAAAATTTTTGCCAATTCTATTCGCATGCGCCACCCTCCACTAAACTCATTTGTTTGTCTGGTAAAATCTTCTTGAGTAAATCCTAATCCTTTTAACGCCTTTTCTACTTCCGCATCATAATTTACATCTTCTAAGGCATAATATTTTTCTCCCAAATCAGAAACACGTTCAATAATTTTCATGTACCCATCGCTTTCATAATCGGTACGTGTTTCTAATTCTTTGTTTAGTTTATCCATTTCATCACGCATGTCAAATACATGTTGAAATGCTTTGGCAGTTTCTTCAAAAACAGTACAGTCATCTTCTGTTAGTAAATGTTGAGGTAAGTAAGCTATTACCGTATCCTTTGGTGAACGCACTCCTCCTCTTGTAGCTTTTTGAACTCCTGCTACAATCTTCATCATGGTAGATTTCCCTGCTCCATTTTTACCCATTAAGGCAATCTTATCGGTAGGATTAATCACAAAAGAAACATCACTAAACAAGGTTCCTCCATTAAACTCCACTGCTAAATTATCTACTGAAATCATATACTGAATTTTTAACCCTGCGAAAGTAGTAAAAAGACCTAAAAACTTAAGAAAAAGTTTGATTCATAAAAATCATACGCTTATGTATCAAACAAACAATTATTGTTTTAAAAAAATTCATTATTTTCGAATTTAATAGAAGTGAATAAAATTGCTATAAACTTCCGCATACCCACCAAATTGGAGGTATAAAAGTGCTTTTGTTCTGCATATAAATAAATTGTAATACATTATCAAAATGAATAAAAAAATCTTTTTGATCATATCTCTCCTTATAGGATTTACTATTGTATACTTAAACTTGCGCAACGCAAAAAACGAGAATAGGTATAGTGACAATCATGGAAATCATTTTATTGAAAAAGGAAATCGATTATTCATTGTACC
The sequence above is a segment of the Tenacibaculum sp. 190130A14a genome. Coding sequences within it:
- a CDS encoding ABC-F family ATP-binding cassette domain-containing protein: MISVDNLAVEFNGGTLFSDVSFVINPTDKIALMGKNGAGKSTMMKIVAGVQKATRGGVRSPKDTVIAYLPQHLLTEDDCTVFEETAKAFQHVFDMRDEMDKLNKELETRTDYESDGYMKIIERVSDLGEKYYALEDVNYDAEVEKALKGLGFTQEDFTRQTNEFSGGWRMRIELAKILLQKPDLILLDEPTNHIDIESVVWLEDFLINKANAVMVISHDKAFIDNITNRTIEVTMGRIYDYKANYSHYLELRKERRAHQLKAYQEQQKFIAETKAFIERFKGTYSKTNQVASRERMLEKLEIIEIDEIDNSALKLRFPPAPRSGDYPVTVNDVSKSYEDKVVFKNANLSIARGEKVCFVGRNGEGKSTMIKAILDEIEVEGTCELGHNVKVGYFAQNQAALLDSKLTVFQTVDEVAEGDIRTQIKNILGRFMFSGDDLDKKVGVLSGGERTRLAMVKLLLEPVNLLILDEPTNHLDLKSKDVLKEALKSFDGTLILVSHDRDFLQGLSQKVFEFKDQRVIEHFETIDAFLKRNRIDKIADINMVS